In Actinomadura citrea, a single window of DNA contains:
- a CDS encoding lysine 5,6-aminomutase subunit alpha, translating to MAPQGKLDLDPEAVRTARRLAARAAEPIIDMARSHTTVSVERALLRLAGLTGADDEGRPWANHLADAVRDQVGLEHGLALPVWDALLAGPHGSLDDLARAAARGRVSFRLPAGTDAEHARKAAGEAARGGMARIDRRRAERDRLLAELPTPDRADPARPLVYLIVATGDIYEDIPQAQAAAREGADVVAVIRSTGQSLLDFVPEGATREGYAGTYATRENFRLMRAALDDVSRELGRYVRLTNYASGLCMPEIATLAGLERLDMMLNDCMYGIIFRDINPRRTFIDQRFSRQIHARAGIVINTGEDNYLTTADAVDAAHTVVVSQLLNERFGHEAGLADDQLGLGHAFEINPAIPESFRMELAHAQLVRELFPGAPLKYMPPTKHMTGNIFAGYLLDAFFNLAGVMTGQSIILIGMMTEGIHTPWLSDRDLALENVRYVRDACGNLAEDFMPRPDGMLVQRAKQVLSESVVLLERIADDGLLDAIAEGTFGITRRPPDGGKGLEGVVPRADGYFNPAIEILDTEDPHAARSTAADQEVPA from the coding sequence ATGGCGCCGCAGGGAAAGCTGGACCTCGATCCGGAGGCGGTGCGCACCGCCCGGCGCCTGGCCGCCAGGGCCGCCGAACCCATCATCGACATGGCCCGCTCCCACACCACGGTCTCGGTCGAGCGGGCGCTGCTGCGGCTGGCGGGCCTGACCGGCGCCGACGATGAGGGGCGCCCCTGGGCCAACCATCTCGCCGACGCCGTCCGCGACCAGGTCGGCCTTGAGCACGGGCTCGCCCTGCCGGTCTGGGACGCGCTGCTGGCCGGCCCGCACGGCTCCCTGGACGACCTGGCCCGGGCCGCCGCCCGGGGGCGGGTGTCGTTCCGGCTCCCGGCGGGCACCGACGCCGAGCACGCCCGCAAGGCCGCGGGCGAGGCGGCCCGCGGCGGCATGGCGCGCATCGACCGGCGCCGCGCCGAGCGCGACCGGCTGCTGGCCGAGCTGCCCACCCCCGACCGGGCCGACCCGGCCAGGCCGCTGGTCTACCTGATCGTGGCGACCGGCGACATCTACGAGGACATCCCGCAGGCGCAGGCCGCCGCCCGCGAGGGCGCCGACGTCGTCGCGGTGATCCGCTCCACCGGGCAGTCGCTGCTGGACTTCGTGCCCGAGGGCGCCACCCGGGAGGGCTACGCCGGCACCTACGCCACCCGGGAGAACTTCCGGCTGATGCGCGCGGCCCTGGACGACGTCTCCCGCGAGCTCGGCCGGTACGTGCGGCTGACGAACTACGCCTCCGGGCTGTGCATGCCGGAGATCGCGACGCTCGCCGGGCTCGAGCGCCTGGACATGATGCTGAACGACTGCATGTACGGCATCATCTTCCGTGACATCAACCCGCGCCGCACGTTCATCGACCAGCGGTTCTCCCGGCAGATCCACGCCCGGGCCGGCATCGTCATCAACACCGGCGAGGACAACTACCTCACCACCGCCGACGCCGTCGACGCCGCGCACACCGTGGTCGTCAGCCAGCTGCTGAACGAGCGGTTCGGGCACGAGGCCGGCCTCGCCGACGACCAGCTCGGCCTCGGCCACGCCTTCGAGATCAACCCGGCGATCCCCGAGTCGTTCCGGATGGAGCTGGCGCACGCCCAGCTCGTCCGGGAGCTGTTCCCCGGCGCGCCGTTGAAGTACATGCCGCCGACCAAGCACATGACCGGCAACATCTTCGCCGGCTACCTGCTGGACGCGTTCTTCAACCTCGCCGGCGTGATGACCGGGCAGTCGATCATCCTGATCGGGATGATGACCGAGGGCATCCACACCCCCTGGCTGTCGGACCGCGACCTGGCGCTGGAGAACGTCCGCTACGTCCGCGACGCCTGCGGGAACCTCGCCGAGGACTTCATGCCCCGCCCGGACGGGATGCTCGTCCAGCGCGCCAAGCAGGTGCTGTCGGAGTCGGTGGTGCTGCTGGAGCGCATCGCCGACGACGGGCTGCTCGACGCCATCGCCGAGGGCACGTTCGGCATCACCCGCCGCCCGCCCGACGGGGGCAAGGGCCTGGAGGGCGTCGTCCCGCGCGCCGACGGGTACTTCAACCCCGCCATCGAGATCCTCGACACCGAGGACCCCCACGCCGCCCGCTCCACCGCCGCCGACCAGGAGGTGCCCGCATGA
- a CDS encoding OAM dimerization domain-containing protein, whose amino-acid sequence MTVESPGTGTGTQAPAEPADTRQVIRPYGDTTGDGMVQMSFTLPVPAGKRAEAAALQLAGKMGLDPASVVHAKPMGPDFTFFIVYGKVRHLIDYASIPVPEERAYPLLSSQEVNLAIRETLNRRLVVVGACIGTDAHTVGIDAILNVKGFAGEKGLEYYREIQVVNMGAQVTVEELVERAKAEDADAVLVSQVVTQRNAHLHNTKQMAAAFHAEYPTAVAGGMGRPLLVVGGPRFDTVTEADLGVDRIFGKGTTPAEVASYLVHALLPGEHRPTTMEEE is encoded by the coding sequence ATGACGGTCGAGAGCCCCGGAACCGGTACCGGGACCCAGGCCCCCGCCGAGCCCGCCGACACCCGGCAGGTGATCCGCCCCTACGGCGACACCACCGGCGACGGCATGGTGCAGATGTCGTTCACCCTTCCCGTCCCTGCCGGGAAGCGCGCCGAGGCGGCCGCGCTGCAGCTCGCCGGGAAGATGGGCCTGGACCCGGCCAGCGTCGTCCACGCCAAGCCGATGGGCCCCGACTTCACCTTCTTCATCGTGTACGGCAAGGTGCGGCACCTCATCGACTACGCCTCCATCCCCGTCCCGGAGGAGCGCGCCTACCCGCTGCTGTCCTCCCAGGAGGTGAACCTGGCGATCCGCGAGACGCTGAACCGGCGGCTGGTGGTGGTCGGGGCCTGCATCGGCACCGACGCCCACACCGTCGGGATCGACGCGATCCTCAACGTCAAGGGGTTCGCGGGGGAGAAGGGGCTGGAGTACTACCGGGAGATCCAGGTCGTCAACATGGGCGCCCAGGTCACGGTCGAGGAACTGGTGGAGCGCGCGAAGGCCGAGGACGCCGACGCCGTCCTCGTTTCCCAGGTCGTCACCCAGCGCAACGCCCACCTGCACAACACCAAGCAGATGGCCGCGGCGTTCCACGCCGAGTACCCGACCGCGGTGGCCGGAGGCATGGGGCGGCCCCTGCTGGTCGTCGGCGGCCCCCGCTTCGACACCGTCACCGAGGCCGACCTCGGCGTCGACCGCATCTTCGGCAAGGGCACCACGCCCGCCGAGGTCGCCAGCTACCTCGTGCACGCCCTGCTCCCCGGCGAGCACCGGCCCACGACGATGGAGGAAGAGTGA
- a CDS encoding hotdog fold domain-containing protein, whose translation MSDPREGLTVTHRRYIPYSHAHYAGDLVDGAYVLGLFGDVATELCVRTDGDEGLFASYSDVQFRAPVRAGDVLETTAVLARAGTRSRVMDFEARVVCRGRPDKGESAAEALAEPIVAVTATGTVVVSAQGG comes from the coding sequence GTGAGCGACCCCCGCGAGGGACTGACCGTCACCCACCGCCGCTACATCCCCTACTCGCACGCCCACTACGCCGGCGACCTGGTCGACGGCGCCTACGTGCTGGGCCTGTTCGGGGACGTGGCCACGGAGCTGTGCGTCCGCACCGACGGCGACGAGGGCCTGTTCGCCTCCTACTCCGACGTGCAGTTCCGCGCGCCCGTCCGGGCCGGGGACGTCCTGGAGACCACCGCCGTGCTGGCCCGCGCCGGCACCCGCAGCCGCGTGATGGACTTCGAGGCCCGCGTGGTGTGCCGGGGCCGCCCGGACAAGGGAGAGTCGGCGGCCGAGGCGCTGGCCGAGCCGATCGTCGCGGTCACCGCGACCGGGACCGTCGTGGTCTCGGCCCAGGGAGGCTGA
- the lnt gene encoding apolipoprotein N-acyltransferase has product MAQETLPDRSPATGPGDGPGGEPGTGAPRGRLGRLRRGLRSGGRAGWPRTLLAAAAGLVMWPAFPPFDLTPLAPVGVALLTLALLGRSARTAAWLAFVGGAAFFVPALEGISRIGPDGWIILSLVQAAYFLPLGAGIAMVTRLPGWPVWTAALWVGEELIRGRVPFGGFPWARLAFSQTATLLTPYASVGGAPLVTFLTALIGGLLACAAVAVHRARSQSARSEGADADKPPRTRGRALLPAAVCLAAVGAVVGGGLLIPTPADGRPVTVAVVQGNVPRLGLDFLGQRKAVLDNHVKATHELAARVRAGRLARPQLVVWPENASDLDPYAEPDAYNAIDGAVKDIGVPVLVGALTDTPDGEKVENRGIVWDPRTGPGDYYVKRHPVPFGEYLPFRDVLTKLITRFERIPRDFAKGDRSGVMRLGPVDIGDVICFEVAYDKEVRDVARGNLLVVQTNNATYGKTSLPPQQIAMSRLRAVEHGRTILVAATSGISAIVAPDGRMVDRSREFVPAVQVAAVPARTARTASDRLGEAPEWALALLGLGAVCAAAWTARKNEGN; this is encoded by the coding sequence GTGGCCCAGGAGACCCTCCCGGACCGGTCGCCGGCGACGGGGCCGGGCGACGGCCCGGGCGGCGAGCCCGGCACCGGGGCACCGCGCGGGCGGCTCGGCCGCCTGCGCCGCGGCCTGCGCTCCGGCGGCCGCGCGGGCTGGCCCCGCACGCTGCTGGCCGCGGCCGCCGGGCTGGTGATGTGGCCGGCCTTCCCCCCGTTCGACCTCACGCCCCTCGCGCCGGTGGGCGTCGCGCTGCTGACCCTCGCGCTGCTCGGCCGGTCCGCCCGCACCGCCGCCTGGCTCGCCTTCGTCGGCGGCGCCGCGTTCTTCGTTCCCGCACTGGAGGGCATCTCCCGGATCGGCCCGGACGGCTGGATCATCCTCAGCCTCGTCCAGGCCGCCTACTTCCTGCCCCTCGGCGCGGGGATCGCGATGGTCACCCGGCTGCCCGGCTGGCCGGTGTGGACGGCCGCGCTGTGGGTCGGCGAGGAGCTGATCCGCGGCCGCGTCCCCTTCGGGGGGTTCCCCTGGGCGCGGCTGGCGTTCAGCCAGACCGCCACCCTCCTCACCCCGTACGCGTCCGTCGGCGGCGCGCCCCTGGTCACGTTCCTGACGGCCCTGATCGGCGGGCTCCTCGCCTGCGCCGCCGTGGCCGTCCACCGCGCCCGGTCCCAGAGTGCCCGGTCCGAGGGAGCGGACGCCGACAAGCCGCCCCGGACCCGCGGCCGGGCGCTGCTGCCGGCCGCGGTCTGCCTGGCCGCGGTCGGCGCCGTCGTCGGCGGCGGGCTGCTGATCCCCACTCCCGCCGACGGCCGCCCGGTCACCGTCGCGGTCGTCCAGGGCAACGTGCCGCGCCTCGGGCTGGACTTCCTCGGCCAGCGCAAGGCCGTGCTGGACAACCACGTCAAGGCCACCCACGAGCTGGCCGCGCGGGTCCGTGCGGGGCGGCTCGCCAGGCCGCAGCTGGTGGTCTGGCCGGAGAACGCCAGCGACCTGGACCCCTACGCCGAACCCGACGCCTACAACGCCATCGACGGCGCGGTGAAGGACATCGGCGTCCCCGTCCTCGTCGGCGCCCTCACCGACACGCCCGACGGGGAGAAGGTCGAGAACCGCGGCATCGTCTGGGACCCCCGGACCGGCCCGGGCGACTACTACGTCAAGCGGCACCCCGTCCCGTTCGGGGAGTACCTGCCGTTCCGCGACGTCCTCACCAAGCTGATCACCCGGTTCGAGCGGATCCCCCGCGACTTCGCCAAGGGCGACCGCTCGGGCGTGATGAGGCTCGGGCCGGTGGACATCGGCGACGTGATCTGCTTCGAGGTGGCCTACGACAAGGAGGTCCGCGACGTCGCGCGCGGGAACCTGCTGGTCGTGCAGACCAACAACGCCACCTACGGCAAGACCAGCCTGCCGCCCCAGCAGATCGCCATGTCGCGGCTGCGGGCGGTCGAACATGGCCGTACGATCTTGGTAGCCGCGACGAGCGGGATCAGCGCCATCGTCGCCCCCGACGGCCGGATGGTCGACCGGTCCCGGGAGTTCGTCCCCGCCGTCCAGGTCGCGGCCGTCCCGGCGCGCACGGCGCGGACGGCGTCGGACCGGCTGGGGGAGGCGCCGGAGTGGGCACTGGCGCTGCTCGGGCTCGGCGCGGTCTGCGCGGCGGCATGGACAGCCAGGAAGAACGAGGGGAATTGA